DNA from Malus sylvestris chromosome 11, drMalSylv7.2, whole genome shotgun sequence:
GAAACTTGGTTGCAAGAAAAAGTTGGAAGGGCAACATAATTGGAAAATTGGGTTACAACAATCACCCTCTAAACTGCAGAGGAGTCTGCATTTGAAGTTCTTTTCGACTGGGATGAGAAGATTGGAGCCCCGAGAGCATTCATAATTAGAAATGAGCATCAGAGTGAGTTTTATTTGAGTTGATTACTTACCTTTATGTGCATTTTTGGTTTGGCTcttatttgaaatatttttctaATTGTGATCATTGTGCTTCATGTTTTGTTAGGATTTTGATATTCTAATTTCTTTGTATAAGATTAGTGTATGTGTTAGGACTTTTGGGTTTAGTCATTTTTGTATACTATCACAAGATATGTGCTTGCACTTGCTAATCTTTTTTGCTATGGTTGTATAAATATGATATTGATGTGGTTATAAGAAATAAGAAAGTGACTTCAAATGCCCATTTCATTTGAGTCTTATCTGTTCCGTCTGAATATTAATAATCAGATCAAATTCTTTGACCTAAGCCGTAAATTTTGtgggttgaaaaaaaaaaacactctgaATTATGTGAAGTGGAATGAAACCATAGGTTTTTGTAATACATTTGGAAATGAACATTATTATGCTTTTGTAATATGATGCTCTCTTAATTTTATTAAGTAATTTGTTTCTGTAATACGATGATCTCTTAACTTGCTTTTGCAGATCTTCTTTGGTTCCTATGCTAGCTTTGTGTGTCTCCATCTCCAAATAATTTAGTTGAAAATCACTAATACGCATGCAAATTTGAAAGGGTTTTGATCTTTCGATGAGTTTAAAATGTTTGTTGGTGGTTGGTTGTATTGCTGTCAAATATTTGTTGGATAGTTTGGAATGGAGAAGTTCGTTGATTTAGAGAAACTGAATACACAAGGAATTTGGAAGAGTTTTTGGTCTTATATTGGTTTAACTACTTTTTTGACAATCACGAGTACTGGAGGGAACTTTTGGTGTTCCATTGAACAATTTTTGTCATATTTTAtcaatgtaaatgacacaataTTTCTTAACGGTTTTTTGCATGTAAATAGCCCAAAGTTCCATAACCTTTTGTATGTAAGTACTGCTGTTGATCGAAAATCACAAAAACTACCCAAGTGGAATGTGTAATATTCTATGTACGTAGATAGCCAACACTTCTACAATTTTATGTGGAGTATCAATTAAATATAGCAATGAATTGTATTAATCTTTTATGACACAATTTTTTATATCTGTCAAACATAAtcctttttacattttttaatcCCGCAACAACGTGCGGGCAATAATTTCTCGTATTTTCTATTTGAGTAGAAACGAAAATGGagtactattaaaaaaaatataggaaaATATGTGAGGAATATTATTCTTCTTGTGAACCTTGAGAAATTCCTCTTGCTTCTTTGTTCATCAGCTTCTTCTTCCAGGAAAATTAATTACCTCTGCTCCGACAACCTTTTGGTCAATTCAAAATAAAGGAGAAGTATAACTCAGCAATTTGCTTTGGTTTTTGCTCTCCAAACAAATTTATAAAGCATTCTGTAATGTTaagctttaataaaaaattcaaagcaaAAGATAAACAATTAGGTACATTATCATAATAAGTTACTCAATTGTTGGAGATCATTGGAccctttttcaatttatttttaaattctagtgtCAGATTGATATGTCGTCGGTAATTAATTTTGATCAGTTCAACAATTGGTACTTGATTTGTGATGATTTTAGCCATTCCCATTTCCTtagaagaaaatagagaaaatagaaagaaaaggaaatgacAAATGAAAATTTATGCATGAGAGAGATGTACCTTTTCCTTAGGAAGAGGAAATGTTGCTCATTGTTTACTTGGACTTGCATATTGCTGTGGAAGTCAGAAGTAGAGGTTAAAAACTCAGGGCACTCCAGCACATGCAAGTATTCCAACGAAGGGCACAAAAGTGTAGCACTTCCAGCGAGTACGCTTGTCAGCTTTGAAAGACTTTGCAATGCTAAGTTCTTCAGTTGTGGAAAAATGATCTCGTCATCCTGCACTATTAATCCCTCACTTACGCCGAAAAGTTTGTCCAAGCTATGGCATTCCTCCACCCAAAGCTCTTCCAATTGCAGCAGACATTGAGCTATGTCGAATGTGAAGAGAGTTTTCAGTTTCTTGCACTTGGAAATTATCAAAGTTTTAAGATTATGAAACATTGCAGGCTGAGCAGGACCGTTCCATATGTTTGTCAGTTCTGGTAGATTCTCCAGTTTCATCTCTCTCAATTTTGTCAAGACCGTTTCTCCTTGTTCAAGCCCTTGAGATCTGAATGTATAAACCATGTCGGCTCCACCTACAATAAGTACTTCAAGATTTTGTAGTCTCCGCAACAGATTAGATGGAACAAGTGCATCCGTCACACCATCACACTGCTCCACCCCCAAGATCTTGAGATTTCCAAGCGACCCCTGCGGTAATTCACCAACACATAACTGCTGCAAGCAGTCCCATAAGAAGAGACGCAACTCTTCCAAGCTCTCGAGCACAGGCTTATTTGGAACCCTAGTTACTGTGTTCATCAAAGTTACCATCTCGCTGCACGCTTGGATATGCAAAAACTTTAGTCCATGTGACTTCCAATGATCGTACTCCACAAGAATGTTAGTTAAACTTCTAGGCTCCATGTAGATTATTTTCTCCGCTCTCTCCGTCACTGTGATGTTAAACCAATCTGGCAGCGTATTGATTGTTGTGTCCAGAAGCAAGGCTCTTGAAGTTGAATGTGGAGTAATAGTATTTTTTGATAATTGCACATTTATGGACCGATGAAATTGGTTTCTGCTGATACATATATCAAAATTTGCCCAGTTTCGAAGGAACCCTACATTTTTCGGAAGGCATTCTGCATCAgaaatgtcaaccttcaaaaTGTTTAAGTAACACAAGCTAATTAGCTCATCAAAACTAGCATTAGTTTTGTCATCTTCTCCTTCAACTTTCTTGCCCCAGTCAGCAAAACTCTGTTGCATGTATAGTTCTTCTAATTTGGACAGCCGCGATATCACATTGGATGGAATTGTTGCAATGTAGGCACTCAAAGTGAGATCCAACATCCTTAAATTGGTCAAATGTCCAAATTCTTCTGGCAATTCCTCAATAACAGATTCTCTCATACTAAGAACCTCCAGTTTTTTCAGTTCTCCGAGAATTGATACATCCGTTATTGTCTGACAATTATCTAGATGCAGCGCTTGGAGCTTGGTTAAGAGATTAAATGATGAGGGTAATGAAGAAATTTGGGTACTACTTATGTCGAATACCCTTAATGCATTTGGGCTTTGGAAAAAATCTTCTGGGATCTCCTCTACTTCAAAATTTGACTGTAGTAATAAAATCTGGAGTTTTGGACATACCAACTCGTCAGGAAGATTGCAGATTTCATTCCCCATTAGGGAGATTGCAGAGTAGTCTTCGAGTGAATTCTTTGGCCAATCCTTTAAGTCGCAGCCAGCTTTTACGAAGAATCCATGGCCATCCCCAGATGATGCAATTAGTATTGCCATGTCCCGAATCACATCATGCATTCTTACACATCCGTCTTCTTCACCATCCAAAACCAAGCTACAAGCTTTGAGGTACTTGGCCACCGAATGTGCTGTGCTTCTGGCTTCTTGCATTGAGTTGGCATCTCGAAACAATCCTTTCCCAATACCATACTTCAGCAAGTCTTCAATTTGGATATCAGAGTCCTCCGGGAATAAGCagcaaaataagaaaaatgacTTGGCGTCATTGCCATTCAAGTAATCGTAGCTCAGCTTTATACATCTGAACACATCCCCCTCGTCATCAAGGTTGGTAGTTTGGGACATCTCTAGTCGTCGAGCTGCTTCTCTCCATTCTTCCAAGTCCTTGTCTCCGAGTGCTCTTGCAACTGCAATCAAAGCAATCGGGAGACCACCACATTCTCCAGCCACCTTCCTCGCTATGTCATAGAAATTGGTTGATTCAAAAGACCTGTTTGCCTTTTTCACAAACAAGGCCCAAGAATCTTCTTCTGATAGGATATTGAGATGAATCTTTTCTTGGCTCTTCATGGCATGACATACATTCCTTATCCTTGTGGTGAGTAGAACTTTGGCTTTGCAGTTTTGGAGCTCGTAGTGATCGGGGATCCCTATGAGAGACAAATCTATTGTCTTCCAAATGTCGTCCAAAATTATAAGGATCTTTTTTCCTCTCATTATTCTCTCCTTCAATCTAGCTGCTCTGGCTATTTCTGTCTGCTGATTCAAATTCAAGTCCAGCATTTCTGCAAGCTGTTGTTGAATCTTTACCAGGTTTGGGTTTTGGGAAACGACAGCCATAATCACATGATCAAAGAGCTTGCCTTTACCCACTTGCACACCGACATGTTTCACCATGGTCGTCTTGCCTATGCCTCCCATTCCATGGACCGCAATGACAGTGACGTTATCGTCTTTCAGTGCCTTCATGACCTGATCCATGGCTTGCCTTGTTGCTTCAAATGCTTCGAAATCTCCAGTTGACATGGTCTCAAACTCAACGGGTAGGTGAACTTGAAGCGAAACTGTTTCAAACCTTTTCTCTTCATTAAGCTTGTTCATTTCTTCTGCCTCCTTAACGGCTCTCTTGCTTAAACCGTAACGCCATTTCAAATTCGGACAGCAGCCTCCGAGGCATGTTTTGTCTTCTCCGGCTTCATTATTCAGTCTTTTGGCATCGTTTATGGCCTTGTCAACATCCTTGAGCCATTTTTGAACCTCGGACTTAACTTTGTCTCCATTCATTAACGCCGCATCCACACTTTGCTGGTAATCATTCTGCGTGGTCTCAAGCTTTTCTATCAGTTTTTCCAGAGACTGTATGTGTCTCTTGTAATGCACCAAGTAACCCACATTACGCTTCGCTGGAGTCCATAACAACTCACCAACTCGTAGTACAAAACTACAAATTTCCATACCTGtcctttttaaataaatataaataaataacagaGAAAAACAAATTGTAAGATTCAAAGATCAAACAATAAAATAGGTACCACCAAAAACGGAGAAACTATGTAGGATTTTGATAACTAGATGACTAACCTGGATCTTCTTTAGCTTCAACTGGTACAGACTTTGAGAGCGTTTTGTGCCTCGGACGAATCTCAATGACTATGAGAGGATGTTTAGGCTTGGTTCTTCTGATGTCTGATAACAGAAAAGGTAGACGAAGGATCAGCAGAGAAAGAATCCAACTATATTTTTTTCGTTTGTAGTTTTTGGAGTAGGACTGGGAACGAACTCTTTAAACACTTTCGAGCATCTCCAATCATTCTTCGAGAAATTTTCAGTTTGCCCGAGCACGGCCGTATacaccaagtgtcataatacaattggttgaagattttttttttctttcaaattttcaaccagttgtattatgacacttgatgCACTCTACACCGGACGTGTTCTCGTCAccctaaaaaatctctcatcctTCCTATTTTGAAGCTAAATTAATTTTAGCTAAGCTTCAAAAGGATAGTTTGGACTTTCTAGTTGTCTGCTAATTAAAAATAGTTTGTTTTGAATCGATTCAGTCCAAAAAtctaatttgttttttaaattgagTCTAATTATAAGTTTGTAACATACCTATATTAATAAGACCATAAAATGTTTTAACCGAAATTTATTTAAGATAGTATTGAATACAACTAATAATGAGAGGTagattataaacaaaaaaatatctaTAATATAGGCaactaaaaataatttatctgtGGTATAAGTAGATTATTGACAAAAAAGTAATAATATCTAGATATTATTTAGTAAAGAGACAGAATGCACTACAGTTGATGACACGCCCGCCCTGATATTCATCAAACATCAGGgtagacacgtgctggccgacacctgaaggtgacgaagccatattaggatgcatgagaactaaaacaaataaccaacataaataaaacttgtaaatttaattataattaatatgcaaatgaggaacgtgttcagagcatacaactaatatAGAACatcaaaaagaaataatataaaattgaatgaacaagggAATAGGTCCTACACCAAGAGGACTCAAGATGTTGATGCCGGAATGCCTTGACGCAACGTATCGATTATAAGTTCTGAGGAGGCGCAAAACAAAActtgagtggaccaagttgatacaTAGATAATACTAAAATAGTTAATCTTTAATGTACTAACCCTCATGTTTAGAAAACTCgtatagcataataagtaataggtttttccgaaatcctagcatgccataaaacctttcataaaacatatatatcatatataatgTGCTTAGCAGTGGTATATATATaaggcatatacatatatataatatttcatTCGTCCGAAGGCATATAGAACACTTCTTCATTCATCCGAATGTTCTACATCACGCGCTAGTAGGTAGATCATTCGCGCGTAGGCACTACATCTCCCGGTcgaagccaatataaatatCTTCCGGCCGAAGCCACTAACCTACGCCCAgccgaagccaatataaatatTTCCCGTCCGTATGCACCAACCAAACGCCAGACCGTAGCCAATATAAATACCTTCCACCTGTAGGCACCGtagccaatataagtatcaaTCACCCGTAGGCTCCTACAGCACCCACTCTAAATCATATATAAAAGTATCATTCGCCCGTAGGCAGAACCGTTTGAAAAACCATTAAGTAATTACATAAGTATATATCTATCTTAATCGAAGTTCAGTAGCCAAAACGTCATATCGTAAAACCTATTagtagtatatagtcatcaatcatatatactacGAAGAACGTAAAATTGATAAAGTGTGGTACTtcaaaatattctcagtaaaACATGATATCTCAtaaagtaaaatataatttactcataaaacgtaaccattaaatcatgcttttcat
Protein-coding regions in this window:
- the LOC126589247 gene encoding probable disease resistance protein At4g27220 codes for the protein MEICSFVLRVGELLWTPAKRNVGYLVHYKRHIQSLEKLIEKLETTQNDYQQSVDAALMNGDKVKSEVQKWLKDVDKAINDAKRLNNEAGEDKTCLGGCCPNLKWRYGLSKRAVKEAEEMNKLNEEKRFETVSLQVHLPVEFETMSTGDFEAFEATRQAMDQVMKALKDDNVTVIAVHGMGGIGKTTMVKHVGVQVGKGKLFDHVIMAVVSQNPNLVKIQQQLAEMLDLNLNQQTEIARAARLKERIMRGKKILIILDDIWKTIDLSLIGIPDHYELQNCKAKVLLTTRIRNVCHAMKSQEKIHLNILSEEDSWALFVKKANRSFESTNFYDIARKVAGECGGLPIALIAVARALGDKDLEEWREAARRLEMSQTTNLDDEGDVFRCIKLSYDYLNGNDAKSFFLFCCLFPEDSDIQIEDLLKYGIGKGLFRDANSMQEARSTAHSVAKYLKACSLVLDGEEDGCVRMHDVIRDMAILIASSGDGHGFFVKAGCDLKDWPKNSLEDYSAISLMGNEICNLPDELVCPKLQILLLQSNFEVEEIPEDFFQSPNALRVFDISSTQISSLPSSFNLLTKLQALHLDNCQTITDVSILGELKKLEVLSMRESVIEELPEEFGHLTNLRMLDLTLSAYIATIPSNVISRLSKLEELYMQQSFADWGKKVEGEDDKTNASFDELISLCYLNILKVDISDAECLPKNVGFLRNWANFDICISRNQFHRSINVQLSKNTITPHSTSRALLLDTTINTLPDWFNITVTERAEKIIYMEPRSLTNILVEYDHWKSHGLKFLHIQACSEMVTLMNTVTRVPNKPVLESLEELRLFLWDCLQQLCVGELPQGSLGNLKILGVEQCDGVTDALVPSNLLRRLQNLEVLIVGGADMVYTFRSQGLEQGETVLTKLREMKLENLPELTNIWNGPAQPAMFHNLKTLIISKCKKLKTLFTFDIAQCLLQLEELWVEECHSLDKLFGVSEGLIVQDDEIIFPQLKNLALQSLSKLTSVLAGSATLLCPSLEYLHVLECPEFLTSTSDFHSNMQVQVNNEQHFLFLRKRLSEQR